The Helicoverpa armigera isolate CAAS_96S chromosome 21, ASM3070526v1, whole genome shotgun sequence sequence GATTGTATGAACTCATACAGTTTATGCAGGGGTTCCGCTAGACTACGGTAAGATATTctagtcatcatctcccgagccttttcctaactatattggggtcggcttccagtctaaccggatgcagctgagtaccagtgtgccacaaggagtaactgcctatctgacctcctcaacccagttacccgggtaattcaataccccttagttagactatgtagtgtcagacttattggcttctgactatccgtaacgagtgcccaggatgttaaatgacagccggcaaATACAGTTTATTGTGCCACCCGAAAacatagtcattggtgtctaaaatatacttacaaagttgcgtgggtacttgcctgatctgaaATCGAACCCTCATACTTGATAGGTTTGTTCTCTACCCATTAGACCACCACGATCCCGGTAAGTTATTCTATTCCGTGCGTAATTTAAAACACAGTACTCTGCAGCATCTGTCTGTTCTatcacaatcatcatcatcgtcatcatcatctcagccataggacgtccactgcttaacaaaggcctcccccttaaatctccacagatacctgatGGAGgcaacctgcatccagcgtcttccttTATAAGACCTTTTTAAGGTCGCCGGTCGTCTATcacaataaactcaaaaaatactcAAGTTATACAGTATTCATCAATGAAATGATAGCTTTTACAGACTTTATATGGAgcaactgtctatctgaccttttCAACGCATCTATCATCGCAACGCGACAGTctttgtaagactggttatcagactgtatactttataaagaatattataaagtttgttaCAAAAAAGAACATAAAGCTTATAGTTACGATAAATATGGTCTCTTTTGATTTTGACATATTATGATAAAACCTGGATGCAGACTTATATCtgaaaagaacataaaataggCTGATGCGTTTTTCTGTaacttcaaaaacatttattttcagagATAAAGACGGAGTATGTGCGCTTGACAGAGCGTCAGGCGTAAAGAAATCTTTCGAGTCATTTTGTGAGATGGTATATGAAAACTGCAAgaatatgaattgtaataacttttcataactttcttgtttaCTGACCTTCCAAGGTATCCGGATATAGGTACCAGTAGATTATTGAGGCCGAAGTCAATCTATGAGAAAGAAATCAATCAATAAGAAAGTAATTGGCATACGTAGTTATATACGAGTGTTGTGTGTAGTGTGTAATCTTCCTATTCATTAATGCGAAAGTTTGAAGTAAGGATCTATGATCTTTTTCACGTTAAAACTATTGAtgaaaatggattttgatgaaccATAGCAGCTCTATTGGTGATACTTTTATCAGCATAAGGTTTGGGCAATTTTATCCATATGCGAATAGTTGTTCCCTCGGGACGCTTGTAAAACCGCAGATATTAGCTGGTACTCCTGTAAATATAATAGCCTGTTTtgaccaatattttttaactacaaaaaaatctgtcttCATTGATTTTGTTAACTCGATTTCGGTATCCAATCACTGCCCACCGCTGTGACAGTGTTTGTACGTTTGTGCAAACCACACACTGAGCTTCGGAAACTAGTGGACTACTTAACGAAGTACTAACAATCGCTTTGACTCTATCAATTGTGGGAAGGCAGGGAATCGCTTGTGTAAATTGTATTGGACAACACAGGTGGGCTATTGTCGTTAGTTTGGGATAACCATTGATATACCAAAGGTGTATTAACAAAAGAAGATACTCTTAATACAGTTCTTGTCAGATAATTTGACCGCTCTGAAAACATCCTTTCTACATGGAGTCATGTATTCAATTCCTGGGACATTCCGAAATCTCATTGTGGTTTTTAAACTTCCACAAAAGCAGACTGAAGTCTACAAGTTGGCTGTGTTACACTGGGGGTGTAGCACAGCCTGCCTGGAACAGCACATAAAGCCAGGGTCCCCAAATACTGCTCAGTAGCAGACGTTGTTCCAACTCCACGTTAGAAGCTGTCGAGCGGATTTGAGACAGCTCTGACTGTATAATTTTCTCGATAAGAAAAACGATTCCTTCTGAAGTAAGTTACAAGGATAAGCTGCAGTATTGCCAGTGAATTCGTCATAGTCAAAATGGTGACCAAAATTATAAGATTGGACACTTATTCAACCACAAACTTTCTCTAACTTTCCTATACAATCCATCTTCATTTCTAGTACGGTATGTCGAAGTTACACGTCGCAATGCATATAATTACTAAAGTGCAGATCGATGTAAGCTAGTTCAGATATTCCGTAGTTAGAAACTTCGATACAGTTAGTTGGAAAATGTTCTTTATTAGTTCAGCTGTAGAGTAGGATTTTCAGTGCAAATTGTTTGAATGTTTAACGATCATCCGATCTTCGAATTCTGTAGTACATTTTTTCTGAACAATTGCATACTCTGAATGAAGTTGCTGAATAATGTTGAATGCGTTTTCGGTAAAGAATTTCAAATCGATTGAATTATGATGATTAATATGCAGTAAAGTATGCGTTTGAAGATCTAGCTTCCACCATTGGtctcacccacgtcccgaaaaTACCACTTcccgcatatggataaaaatagCTTAAGTATGTCCTTTTCTTAGGCTCTATAGATATGTTTATCTGTATGtctaattaaaattagttcTGTAGTAGCCAGAGTAACTTTCGcttttctattataatattagtaaagattacaAACACACGAAATGATTACCTTAATAAGCAAACAGGAAGTATAATAATACCACAGGATTGGGGACCAAAAGATTAACCTGCTTACGTAATAAATAAGCAACTAAGTTTCATTAACGCTCAGGATTGCCAATTAAGATTATCTGGTGATTAGAGGCCAGTCGTCGTTTCATCAGAGATAAGAACTACATTATTAACAACAGGAAGAGGGATATTAggaactagctgtttcccgcagttTTACTCTTGTCCCATGGGaacatgggaactactgcccgtacctggataaagaATAGCCTATGACAATCAGGGATAGTGCAGCTTCCCAACAAtgagagaatttttcaatttggtTCTGTAGTTGTGAAGCATTTAGGGaagaaatcaaacaaaaatattttaatcgttTTATTACAAGTAAAGATGAGTTGATTTCCATGCTTGCAGgaggattggcgatttcagactttaaagtccaggtttcctcaggATTTCTTCCTTCActttaagggtgcgtctacatgGTGTAAGTAGCTTgtgcatgttgaggcacatgcgcaggttacatgcattttaaaaatgtgcggatccagcgactcgcgcatgaaCTAAAGCAAAATACACActcgcgtgctcttgtcacttgtcacttgcgcatgttaacttgctccagctacatgcaccgtgtgcACCCTTACTCAATTATAAGCTTTTTGTAGGTAATCATaacttattgtttatgtttttatttataacatttatttcagcgAAATGGGGCTACTTTCACGATGGACATTGTGAATTGATAGAGTTTGGACCAGCATAGgaaataattgttactattaaattactttttaattaatgagaCATTTTATTTGAGTGTTTTGTCTTTAAGTAGTAAGCATACAAAAATAGGATGTTCAATAAAGATCCAATAGGTTTTTCATGCGGTTACCTCCTTTAGTTAAATAAACTAACCGTCACCTtctttttcttacttttattaaatacaagcttctgccagcggtttcacccgcatcgcgtgaaaacctctgcacgaacccggataaaaagcctatagccttcctcgataaatgggctatctaacaccgaaataattgttcaaatcggaccagtagttcctgagattagcgcgttcaatcaaacaaacaaacaaactcttcagctttataatattagtatagatgaattTCATCT is a genomic window containing:
- the LOC135118376 gene encoding uncharacterized protein LOC135118376 — encoded protein: MFVFAEIIILIASTIISGELLSDYDEKTALGERTLPPDLQIQIYVNKTDDDLQFEDCMNSYSLCRGSARLRDKDGVCALDRASGVKKSFESFCEMVYENCKNMNSKWGYFHDGHCELIEFGPA